AGGGCCTGGGGAATCAGTTTGGGGTAGCCGGCGGTGAAGCCGGAAATGAAAACATTGGTTCCATTTTGAATGTGCTGGCACGCCGCGTCCGGATCGGTGACTTTGTCCAGGAGCGATTTAAAGCGAATACGATCTTCCGACATTGGGTTCTCCGTTTTGTTTTTTTTCCTGATTTCGGTCTCTATCCATGCGTTGCAGATATCCCGCGCGCCATGGGATCGAGCAGCACCCGCTCGTCCCCATGGTGCCGGTCCTCAATGTTGGAATTATATACGCTCCTTGGGAATGGCTTTCAATGCCCGTTTGCCCGGGCCGGGAATTTTACTTTTTTTATTCGACGTTGGACGTTCGATGTTCGACGTTCATGGGGGGGCTGGCTCCGTTACCCTATCGATCCAACCACTTTCGCCGTCTGGCGGGCGATTTCCAACCCTTCGTTGGTGGGGATGACATAAATTTTGATCGGACTGCCGGTCGACGATATTTCACCCTGGTGGTCCTCCGGTGTCCGGTTTTTAAGCGGGTCCAGATTCAATCCGAAGGAAGCCAGCCCCTCGCAGCAGGCCGCACGGATAACCGCATCGTTTTCACCGATACCGGCCGTGAAAATCAGGGCGTCCAACCGGCCGAGTTCGAATGCGTAGGCGCCGATATAGTGCCGGCAACGATGGACGAACATATCCAGGGCGAGACGGGCGCTGGCATCGCCGGATTCGGCCGCCTTTTGAATGTCCCGCATGTCGTTCATTCCGCAGAGGCCTTTCAAACCGCTTTCATTCTGCAGCACGTCCTCCAGTTCGTCCACGGACATGTCCAGGCATCTGGCAAGGTACAGCATCACGCCGGGGTCGATGTCGCCGCCCCGGGTTCCCATGACCAGGCCTTGCAGCGGGGTCATACCCATCGAAGTGTTCACGCTGGCACCTTCTTTGATGGCGCAGATGCTGGCGCCGTTTCCCAGATGGGCTGTGATCAGGTTGGCGTCTTCCGGGGAACGTCCCAGGCGCCGGGCCGCTTCCCGGGACACATACTGATGGGAGACGCCGTGGAATCCGTACCGGCGGACGCCCAGTTCTTCGTAGTAGGACCAGGGCAGGGCGTAATGGCGGGCATGGGGCGGCAGGGTATGATGAAAGGCCGTGTCGAAGACCACGACCTGGGGGATCTGGGGAAACAGTTCCCGGGCGATGTTGATGACCATCAGATTGGCCGGATTGTGCAGGGGGGCCAGGGGAATCGTTTTTTCGATGGCGTCCAGCACAGCTGCGTCCACTAAGGTGGGTTCCCGAAAGGCTTCGCCGCCGTGAACCACGCGGTGGCCTACGGCATCGATCTCTTCCGGGCCGGCAATGGCCCCCGTATCGGAGGCGGTGAGTTGACGGACCGCCTGACGGAGAGCTGCGCGATGATCGGTCAGCGGCGTTTCGAATTTAACTTCGTGGATGCGACCTGAAGCCATGTGCGTCCGGTGGAATACCCTGCCGTTGGATTCGCCGATACGCTCCATCAGCCCGCGGGCCATGATTCGTTCGCCATCCATGTCCAACAACTGATACTTCAACGATGAGGAGCCGCAGTTGACAACCAGAATTCTCATTCACTCCGCCTTTGCATGTGGTTTCAATCCGAATTCCCATTTGCGCGCACGCTTTGTTTGCACATATTTAGCTAAAATGCTATAAAAAGCTTTCAACCGGACCCCAGAATCGAAACATCTTGCATCCTCTTTTTACCGTGACACGACCATCGGCGTGAATCCGGTGCCCGGCGGCTTCCAAACGATTTTTCCAGATATAGACTGCCTGTATTGGGCGATGGGCAGGAGTTAATGGTGTTCAACCGCAAACCAAGCAGGAGGTAAATATGGTCAGGAGAAAATGGCGGCTTGTTCTGTATGCGGCTGCGGCAGCATTCGTTTCCGGTATCATGGTCTCATCGCCGGCCTTCGGGGCCGACCAGGAAACCCTGGACCGGCTCGAGAAGATCATCCGGCAGCAGCAAACGCAGATCGAAGCCCAGCAAAAGGCGCTGGAAAAGTTACAGCAGCAGGTGGAGGCTCTCAAAGGCCAGACGGCCAAGGCCACGGTCAAGGCGGCTACGGACAGTCCGGCAGCAGTCAAGACCACCAATCCCAAAGCCAGCATCAAGTTGTACGGCCAGGTGAACAAGGCGGTGCTCTACAGCGACGACGGCCACAACGAGGACCTTTACCTGGTGGACAACGACAATTCCTCAACGCGCATCGGCGTGCTGGGATCCATCACCCCCAACGAGCGCTATGAGATCGGGACCCGGATCGAAGTGGAGTACCAGACCAACCCCAGCAATGCGGTTTGGCAGGAAGACAAACGCATCGACGACACCGATTTCGAGAAGCGCCATCTGGATCTTTGGGTGGATACCTATCGGTTCGGAAAGTTCTCTCTGGGCTGGGGGTCGACGGCCTCGGACAATATCGCTGAGGTGGATCTCTCCGGAACCAGTGTGGTGGGCTATTCCAGTATTGCCAGCATGGCCGGCGGCCAGCGGTTCTACGATTCGAATACGGGGTTGCTGAACGCACCCTCCATCGGCAATGTCTTTGACAACTTGGACGGTCTGAGCCGTGACGAACGCATTCGCTACGACAGCCCCTCGTTCAACGGGTTTACGGGCTCGACCTCCTATGTGGCCGACGGCGGCGGGGATTTCGCCGTGCGCTACAGCGCCCAGGTAGACGCTTTCAAGGTGGCGGCCGGGGCAGCCTACGCCAATCCCGGCAGCACGTCGGACTCGGTAGACGACCAACTGTCCGGATCGGTTTCCGTTCTTCATGACAGCGGGTTCAACGGCACCTTCGCCATGGGTACGTGCGATTACAAGGGCGGCCGCGACGGCGGATTTTTCTACACCAAGTTCGGCTACCGGGGCCGCTGGTGTCCGCTGGGGGTGACATCCCTTTCGACCGACTACGGACGCTTTTCGGATATCGACGCCGATGGGGACGATGCCGACACCATCGGCTTCCAGATGGTTCAGGACATCCAGGAGTGGGGCACCGAAGCCTATCTGGGCTACCGGCTCCACAAGCTGGACAGAAACGGGGCCGATTTCGACAATATCAATTCATTCATGACCGGTATGCGGGTGAAATTCTGATGAACCGCCAATGGATTTTTGCGCTGGCGATTGCGGCCCTGATGGCCGGGTGTGCCGCATCGCCGCAGCCCTTCGAATACCACGACGACAGGGATGAGAAGCCGGGGCCTGGACTTTTCTCGGGTGATCGGGGTGGTTTTGTCATTCAAGGAGAATCCCGGGATGGGGCCGAGGAAAAAAAGATCCCGGAGGCTCCCCTCCCGGAAAAGTAGCCTAAGTACATAAAACATCGCGCTGCGGGTATCCATGGGGTTTTTCGGATATCCACGGCGCGTTTTCTTTTTACGGATCGATTAGTACGTCTTGCGCTTGGAAAATCCCCTACCCAAAACATTGAAGGTGTTTTCCGTAATAATGAAGGCTTCCGGGTCGATGGACAAAACCGCCTCTTCCAGCCGCTTGAGCTGATAGTTGTGAATCACGGTGAGGATGACCTTCTTGATTTTGCCCGTGTAGGCGCCGCTGCCGTCGAGAAAGGTGACGCCCCGATTGAGCCGGGAGTGGATTTCACCGGCAATTTTATCGTTGAGATCGGATATGACGATCACCATCTTGCGCTGGTTGAAAATCGTGAGCACATAATCCATGGTTTGCGAGGAGATGAAGCTCATGAAAAGGGAGTATAGAACCAGATCGGCCTCCAGAAATCCGAAACTGAAGGCAAACAGGATCAGGTTGAAGGCGAAGAAGAACGTCCCTACGCGCACGTTCAATTTCTGATGCAGGATGATCCCCACAATGTCCAGGCCGCCGGCCGATCCCAGCGAATGCAGAATGATGCCGGAACCCGCGCCCATGAGCACGCCGCCGGCCAGAACCGCCAGAATCGGTTCATGGATGGGCAGGGGAAAATTGATCAGATCGATGGCCGCCGAAAGTGCGGCCATGCCGTAAAGGCTATAGAAGAAAAATCGTCGGCTGATGTGAATCCAGCCGATCAGAAAGATGGGGATGTTGAGCAACAGGTACCACAAACCCGGTGACAGCAGTCCGCTGACATAGTAAATAAGCAGGGTCAGGCCCGAAATTCCGCCGGTTATAAAACCGTGGGGGATCGCGATGGATTTCAACCCGATACCGAAAATTGCGGAACCCGCCGAAATTAACAGCAGGTTCCACATTACGGAAGAGATAAACCGGTTTTTCATTGATCGTTTCCTCAATCGTGGCCATCTCTGGATGGCCACTTGAAAGATTTTTCAAAGGCGCCAATTTTAATACCCATGCTACTCAAGTCAAGATGCAGGGATAAATAAATGAGCGGTGAACCGATCCCATCCTCCAGCCGATCTGTAACCACGACGATCGAAGCCGATCTTTGCATCGGCTGCGGGCAGTGTGTGGCGGTCTGCCCCAAAGAGACCATCACAATGGAAGCGGGCAAGGCGGTCGTGACTGGCAGCGAGTCCCTGAACTGCGGGCACTGCGCCGCGGTGTGCCCCACCGAGGCCATCCAGGTGGCGGCCCTGGATCCCGCGCTGGCCAAATTTGCCAACTTTTCCGCAGACAATCGCTGGCTGCCCCATGGCCGCTTCGACACCGCGACGCTGGTCAATCTCATGGGGTCAAGGCGCTCCTGCCGCAACTTTACCGATCAGCCGGTGGATGGGAAGCTTCTGGAGGATCTGGTGAAAATCGGGGTCACCGCACCATCGGGCTCCAACTGTCAGCCATGGACCTTCACGATTCTGCCGGATCGCCGGGCGGTGGCCGCGCTGGCGCAATCGGTCGGCGATTTTTTTCGGAAGACCAACCGGATGGCGGAAAAAGCCTGGCTGCGGTGGGGACTGAAATGGCTGGGCCGTCCGGAACTGGAAGCCTATTATCGGGATCATTATGCCACCATCGAACGGGGGCTGGAACAGTGGGACCGCGGGGAGCGCGATCTGCTGTTTCACGGAGCCCCTGCCGCGATTGTGGTCGCCGCGCAAAAGGACGCCTCCTGTCCGGCCGAAGACGCCCTGCTGGCCACCGGCCACATGCTGCTGGGCGCCCACAGCCTGGGGCTGGGAACCTGCCTGATCGGATTCGTGATCGAGGCCATGCGGCGGGACAAAGCCATTGCCCGGTCCCTGGGCATTCCTGGTTATGAAATTCCCTGCGCCGTGATGGCCGTTGGCTGGCCCGACGAAGTCTATCAACAGGTGGCGGGGCGGAAGCCGGTAATGATTCGGTATGCCTGACCACATTGCATTCGTACGGCAGGGATGGCATAGTGATTCCGGTATGATCCGGTGGTAACACAAAACTGATCTATTGATTCCGGAGGGAACGCCCGTCCCTTCAAACGGGCAACGAAAGGCGGATTTTTGACCCTTACCCATTTGATCGCGTTCGCGGCAGGCCTTCTGCTGCTCTATTACGGCGCCGGCTGGCTGGTCGGGGGGGCTTCCACCCTGGCCCGCAGCGTGGGACTGACGCCCATGGTGATCGGGCTCACCGTGGTGGCCTTCGGCACCTCGACGCCCGAGCTGGTAGTCAGCCTGGTCAGCGCAGTCAAAGGCAAGAGCATGATCGCCCTGGGCAATGTGGTGGGCAGCAACATCTGCAACATCGCCCTGGTGTTAGGGCTCACCGCCGTATTTCAGCCGGTGACTACCAGCCGCGTGGTGATCTCCCGGGACATTCCTTTGATGCTGGTCGTTTCCGCCTACCTGCTGCTGCTTTCCTGCAACTCCACCATCGGCCGGATCGAAGGGGTGACCCTTTTTGCCGGCATTCTGGCCTACACCTGGTTCAATTACAAAGTGGCCCTGCGGGTGGACCGCACCCTGCCGAATAAAGCCGTCCTTGAGGCACGTTTGCCGGCCGGTGGAGGCGGGATGGCGGGCAAACGCTGGGGGCAGTGCCTGATGATCGCCGGCGGGACCGGCGCGGTGGTGTTGGGCGCGGATCTGCTGGTGGACGCGGCGGTCAGCATTATGACCACCCTGGGGGTCGACGAAAAATTTGTCGGTCTGACCGTGGTGGCTTTCGGCACCTCGGTGCCCGAGTTGGCCACCTCGGTTGTGGCCGCCATGAAAAAAGAGATGGACATCTCTCTGGGAAACCTGGTGGGCAGCAACGTGTTCAACCTTCTCAGCGTCGTCGGGGCCACGGCCATGGTGCGGCCCATTGTCATTGACGGCGGATTTTTCGGCAGCGGCCTGGTGGTGGATTATCTGGTGATGATGGCCATCAGCGCCCTGCCCCTGGTGTTGATGAAACAGGACTTGACAATCACCCGCAGAAAAGGTCTGATTCTACTATCCTGTTATGTAGCCTATGTGTTTTTTCTCATTGTTAAGAATTAACGACTTCGTAAAATCTCCGATATCTGCGTTTCGTTTTTCTCCGACCGATTTCTGACGCCCATCCCCCGGCATACCGTTTTTGCGGAGCGCGAGCCGATCACCAGCCAAAGGAGGCGTTTATGGAAACCATACCTGCCGATGACGATGCCTTTTCCACTATCCTGATCGTGGATGACGATGACGACATCCGTGAGATCCTTTCCTGCGGCATTTCCTCTTTCGGCTGCCGCTGTTTTACCGCGGACAGCGCAGAATCGGCATTGAAAATCCTTACATCCCGGCCCATTGAAGTGGTCATCTCCGACGTGCAGATGAAGGGCATGAGCGGCCTGGAACTGTGCCGCCACATCAAGGACAATGAGGAATTCGATGCGGACGTGATTATCATTACCGGCCTGGTGAATAATTTTGCCTACGAAGAGATCATCGGGCAGGGTGCCAGCGATTTTATCGAAAAACCCATTCGCCTGGCCGAAATTGTAGCCCGCTTGAAGCGGGTGCTGATGGAGCGTCAGACGCGTCAAAAACTCAGACGGACGGCCGAAGAACTGCGAAGAAACGGACAGCGTTTCCAGAAAGCCATGGAAGGTTCGGTGCAGGCCATCGCTCTGGCTGTGGAAATGCGCGATCCATACACCGCCGGCCACCAGAGCCGGGTGGCCGACCT
This window of the uncultured Desulfosarcina sp. genome carries:
- a CDS encoding acetate kinase, which translates into the protein MRILVVNCGSSSLKYQLLDMDGERIMARGLMERIGESNGRVFHRTHMASGRIHEVKFETPLTDHRAALRQAVRQLTASDTGAIAGPEEIDAVGHRVVHGGEAFREPTLVDAAVLDAIEKTIPLAPLHNPANLMVINIARELFPQIPQVVVFDTAFHHTLPPHARHYALPWSYYEELGVRRYGFHGVSHQYVSREAARRLGRSPEDANLITAHLGNGASICAIKEGASVNTSMGMTPLQGLVMGTRGGDIDPGVMLYLARCLDMSVDELEDVLQNESGLKGLCGMNDMRDIQKAAESGDASARLALDMFVHRCRHYIGAYAFELGRLDALIFTAGIGENDAVIRAACCEGLASFGLNLDPLKNRTPEDHQGEISSTGSPIKIYVIPTNEGLEIARQTAKVVGSIG
- a CDS encoding HD domain-containing phosphohydrolase, producing METIPADDDAFSTILIVDDDDDIREILSCGISSFGCRCFTADSAESALKILTSRPIEVVISDVQMKGMSGLELCRHIKDNEEFDADVIIITGLVNNFAYEEIIGQGASDFIEKPIRLAEIVARLKRVLMERQTRQKLRRTAEELRRNGQRFQKAMEGSVQAIALAVEMRDPYTAGHQSRVADLACAIARLMNLSEDRIYGLKMASVIHDLGKLTIPGEILCKPGRLSGPEYAMIQTHVQSGYDILKKIDFPWPLANIVIQHHERMDGSGYPLGLSGDEICLEARILSVADVFETIGSHRPYRPSLGIQKAINELAENSGRLYDPDVVAACLKLVNELGYRLDGPKKAAERVTTQMQSL
- a CDS encoding nitroreductase family protein; this encodes MSGEPIPSSSRSVTTTIEADLCIGCGQCVAVCPKETITMEAGKAVVTGSESLNCGHCAAVCPTEAIQVAALDPALAKFANFSADNRWLPHGRFDTATLVNLMGSRRSCRNFTDQPVDGKLLEDLVKIGVTAPSGSNCQPWTFTILPDRRAVAALAQSVGDFFRKTNRMAEKAWLRWGLKWLGRPELEAYYRDHYATIERGLEQWDRGERDLLFHGAPAAIVVAAQKDASCPAEDALLATGHMLLGAHSLGLGTCLIGFVIEAMRRDKAIARSLGIPGYEIPCAVMAVGWPDEVYQQVAGRKPVMIRYA
- a CDS encoding calcium/sodium antiporter; its protein translation is MTLTHLIAFAAGLLLLYYGAGWLVGGASTLARSVGLTPMVIGLTVVAFGTSTPELVVSLVSAVKGKSMIALGNVVGSNICNIALVLGLTAVFQPVTTSRVVISRDIPLMLVVSAYLLLLSCNSTIGRIEGVTLFAGILAYTWFNYKVALRVDRTLPNKAVLEARLPAGGGGMAGKRWGQCLMIAGGTGAVVLGADLLVDAAVSIMTTLGVDEKFVGLTVVAFGTSVPELATSVVAAMKKEMDISLGNLVGSNVFNLLSVVGATAMVRPIVIDGGFFGSGLVVDYLVMMAISALPLVLMKQDLTITRRKGLILLSCYVAYVFFLIVKN
- a CDS encoding YitT family protein gives rise to the protein MKNRFISSVMWNLLLISAGSAIFGIGLKSIAIPHGFITGGISGLTLLIYYVSGLLSPGLWYLLLNIPIFLIGWIHISRRFFFYSLYGMAALSAAIDLINFPLPIHEPILAVLAGGVLMGAGSGIILHSLGSAGGLDIVGIILHQKLNVRVGTFFFAFNLILFAFSFGFLEADLVLYSLFMSFISSQTMDYVLTIFNQRKMVIVISDLNDKIAGEIHSRLNRGVTFLDGSGAYTGKIKKVILTVIHNYQLKRLEEAVLSIDPEAFIITENTFNVLGRGFSKRKTY